One part of the Candidatus Bathyarchaeota archaeon genome encodes these proteins:
- a CDS encoding DUF3800 domain-containing protein — MYFLYIDESGSPNGWATQNHFVLGGVAIHEGQVAGLASKLDEIQTKYFGELKVPIEFHAGDIKTGNKRWRGILEKTRGEIMNDVYEVVANAPFPTLVAFGNALHISKAETGESINLKITFQDVCLSFNQFLTKMHKAGNTNKGLLIIDDAHKSQFRDLIYVFRKEGVEGRPIHNIVDIPYFSASQDTRMLQLADFCVYALYQYYEKNNEKYLEKILNKFNWRDSLHSDGVKHLIKKLDCTCIACSAKREMRNQRFLHLDQDNAIEPLGDNR; from the coding sequence GTGTATTTTCTTTACATAGATGAATCTGGCTCCCCAAACGGATGGGCAACCCAAAATCATTTTGTTTTAGGCGGTGTGGCTATTCATGAAGGGCAAGTAGCAGGGTTAGCAAGCAAATTAGATGAAATTCAAACTAAATATTTTGGTGAATTAAAAGTACCTATTGAATTTCATGCGGGTGACATCAAGACAGGAAATAAAAGATGGAGAGGAATCCTTGAAAAGACAAGGGGAGAAATAATGAATGATGTCTATGAAGTAGTAGCAAATGCCCCTTTTCCCACATTAGTAGCTTTTGGAAACGCATTGCATATAAGCAAGGCAGAGACCGGAGAATCCATTAATTTAAAAATAACTTTCCAAGATGTTTGTCTTAGTTTTAATCAATTCTTAACGAAAATGCATAAGGCAGGCAATACTAACAAAGGGTTATTAATAATTGATGATGCACATAAAAGCCAATTTCGAGACTTAATTTATGTTTTTCGAAAAGAAGGCGTTGAAGGAAGACCAATTCATAATATCGTTGACATTCCCTACTTTTCAGCCAGTCAAGATACTCGTATGCTTCAGCTAGCCGATTTTTGTGTTTATGCTCTTTACCAGTATTATGAAAAAAATAATGAAAAATACCTAGAAAAAATTCTAAATAAGTTCAATTGGAGAGATTCATTACATTCAGACGGAGTTAAACACTTGATAAAAAAACTTGATTGCACATGTATAGCTTGTTCGGCTAAACGTGAAATGCGCAATCAAAGATTCTTACACCTTGATCAAGATAACGCCATCGAACCACTTGGCGATAACCGCTAA
- a CDS encoding arginine--tRNA ligase, which produces MIAQNPFELFRQECQTLLQDAINKTLPEIKPPQITLKKTPNLDYGQLATSLCFELAKKLNQKPLPLAEHLVAAIDPSGFNLVEKVAPAGGGYINFHLNFGKFASLTLDSVEQLGADFGFVKTPSPKRIIVEHTSVNPLHPIHIGQARNPMLGDALARILQLRGHAVSRHYYIDDVGRQSSVVAYGYQKLGRPKPTEKPDLFVGKIYTVTACIVEINRLKRLRSIAQNPDDLAKTNRELDEWVAIAAELQEKYPVLFEALLSKISQDQNPEEEISRLNRSYEDGAPEAKQLIREVSDLCLDGFRQTMGRVGVKYDSWDWESDFVWTPQVSEVMARLKATPFIFNEKGVLQFDANKTVQALDLKSKLGLSENNEVPPLTLVRADGTTLYTTRDIAYTIWKFRHAEKVVNVIGMEQSLAQLQLKLALYAMGFSVQADNLVHFAYNLVTLPGYKMSSRRGHYITFDEVLDEAVRRAYQEVTKRSPMLSEDEKHVIADFVGLGAVRYALLDVDSGKPVMFTWERVLNFETNSAPYVQYTHARACSILRKAGRQPQNPDYSLLSERLEKELILNLAGFPDMFIEATEYLKPNMIADYANALADKFNTFYNAHPVLKADSQGLIDARLALTKAIQTVMKNTLNLIGVTAPEKM; this is translated from the coding sequence ATGATTGCCCAAAACCCCTTCGAGCTATTCCGCCAAGAATGCCAAACCCTCCTACAAGACGCCATCAACAAAACGCTGCCTGAAATCAAGCCGCCCCAAATAACACTTAAAAAAACCCCCAACCTCGACTATGGGCAACTCGCCACCTCACTGTGCTTTGAGTTGGCAAAGAAACTCAACCAGAAACCCCTGCCCCTGGCTGAGCATCTAGTCGCAGCCATCGACCCATCCGGCTTTAACCTCGTGGAGAAGGTAGCGCCTGCTGGTGGCGGCTACATCAATTTCCATTTGAACTTCGGCAAGTTCGCTTCTCTTACTTTGGATTCTGTTGAGCAGTTGGGCGCTGACTTTGGCTTCGTAAAAACCCCCTCGCCCAAGCGCATCATCGTGGAGCACACCAGTGTTAACCCCCTGCATCCTATTCATATTGGGCAAGCCCGCAACCCCATGCTTGGCGACGCACTTGCACGTATTCTGCAGCTGCGTGGACACGCTGTTTCACGTCACTACTACATCGATGATGTAGGACGCCAAAGCAGCGTAGTGGCATATGGCTACCAGAAGCTGGGCAGACCCAAACCCACCGAGAAACCGGATCTTTTTGTGGGCAAGATCTACACGGTTACCGCATGCATCGTGGAAATCAACCGCCTTAAACGGCTCCGCAGCATAGCCCAGAATCCAGATGATTTAGCTAAAACAAACCGGGAACTCGACGAATGGGTAGCCATCGCAGCTGAACTCCAAGAAAAATACCCTGTCCTCTTCGAGGCGTTGCTCTCCAAAATCAGCCAAGACCAAAACCCCGAAGAAGAAATCAGCCGCCTCAACCGCAGCTACGAAGACGGAGCACCAGAGGCTAAGCAGCTTATCCGCGAAGTCAGCGACCTCTGCCTAGACGGCTTCCGCCAGACCATGGGACGTGTTGGCGTCAAGTATGATTCGTGGGATTGGGAAAGCGATTTCGTGTGGACCCCGCAGGTCAGCGAGGTAATGGCAAGGCTTAAGGCAACACCGTTCATATTCAACGAGAAGGGTGTGCTCCAGTTTGACGCAAACAAAACCGTTCAGGCACTGGATCTTAAATCCAAGCTGGGCCTAAGCGAGAACAACGAGGTTCCCCCGCTTACGCTGGTCCGCGCAGACGGCACCACCCTCTACACAACCCGCGATATTGCCTACACCATCTGGAAGTTCCGCCACGCCGAAAAAGTCGTCAACGTCATCGGTATGGAGCAGTCGCTGGCGCAGCTGCAGCTAAAACTAGCGCTCTACGCTATGGGCTTTAGTGTGCAGGCAGATAATTTGGTGCATTTCGCATACAACCTCGTTACGCTTCCAGGCTACAAGATGAGCAGCCGAAGAGGACACTACATAACCTTCGATGAAGTCCTCGACGAAGCCGTAAGACGCGCATACCAGGAAGTCACCAAACGCAGCCCCATGCTCAGCGAAGACGAAAAACATGTCATCGCAGACTTTGTGGGGTTAGGTGCAGTGCGTTATGCACTTTTGGATGTGGATTCAGGCAAACCCGTGATGTTCACCTGGGAACGCGTGTTAAACTTCGAAACCAACAGCGCCCCCTACGTGCAGTACACGCATGCCCGAGCCTGCAGCATCCTACGCAAGGCTGGGCGGCAACCCCAAAACCCCGACTACAGCCTGCTCTCTGAACGCCTAGAAAAAGAGCTTATCCTTAACCTCGCCGGCTTCCCCGACATGTTCATTGAAGCCACCGAGTACCTCAAACCAAACATGATCGCCGACTACGCCAACGCGTTGGCAGACAAATTCAACACCTTCTACAACGCCCACCCCGTGCTAAAAGCCGATTCGCAGGGACTAATCGATGCACGCCTCGCTCTGACAAAAGCCATCCAGACCGTCATGAAAAACACGCTTAACCTCATCGGCGTGACTGCGCCAGAGAAAATGTAA
- a CDS encoding histone deacetylase — MKTTIVYSEKCLAYGTWHIEGPQRVKVAHDILQEKGYEFVEPPPATEDQLLSVHDMEYLWNLKKGMVEDSDTPAYDKIFDYASLSVGGALLASKIGGFALTRPPGHHAGRYGAALGAYTRGFCYLNNVAVAVKELGKKALILDIDGHHGNGTQEIFLGDSDVAYVSLHQSPNYPGTGITIEQNCINFPLPATAGGKLYLETLDKALGLVDVGKFEVVAVSVGFDTHSGDLATLGLLGQDFYDIGKRIASLGLPAFWVLEGGYNGQNVGLDADLLIRGYEENR; from the coding sequence ATGAAGACCACGATCGTGTACTCCGAAAAATGTTTAGCTTATGGAACTTGGCATATTGAGGGGCCTCAAAGAGTGAAAGTTGCCCATGACATCCTGCAGGAGAAGGGCTACGAGTTTGTGGAGCCACCCCCTGCCACCGAAGACCAGTTGCTCTCGGTTCATGACATGGAGTATCTGTGGAACCTCAAAAAGGGGATGGTGGAGGATTCCGATACGCCAGCTTACGATAAAATCTTTGATTACGCCAGCTTATCGGTTGGCGGGGCTTTGCTGGCAAGCAAAATCGGAGGCTTCGCCCTTACACGTCCACCGGGACACCATGCGGGCAGGTATGGAGCTGCCTTGGGCGCTTACACCCGTGGCTTCTGCTACCTAAACAACGTTGCCGTCGCCGTTAAGGAGCTGGGCAAGAAAGCGTTGATTTTAGACATCGATGGACACCATGGCAACGGCACCCAAGAAATCTTTCTAGGGGACTCCGATGTAGCCTATGTTTCGCTGCATCAGTCACCCAACTACCCTGGAACCGGCATCACCATAGAGCAGAACTGCATCAATTTTCCTCTTCCGGCGACTGCAGGGGGCAAACTTTACCTTGAAACATTGGATAAGGCGCTGGGTTTGGTTGATGTGGGCAAGTTTGAGGTTGTGGCGGTTTCGGTGGGGTTTGACACGCACAGCGGCGACTTGGCAACTCTGGGGCTTTTGGGGCAGGACTTCTATGATATAGGCAAAAGAATAGCTTCGCTTGGGCTGCCTGCGTTTTGGGTTCTGGAAGGCGGCTACAACGGGCAAAACGTCGGGTTAGACGCGGATTTACTGATTAGGGGTTATGAAGAAAACCGTTAA
- a CDS encoding 4Fe-4S dicluster domain-containing protein — MSAKNPPRKFVSVDPSKCIGCGICEYACTVEKGEGIWNPIRSRIRVVRMSPVFNFALTCRGCIDARCVKACPESAITQSAVNNLLIIDEKKCKGCDWCIQACPHGGIALHAETGKAIACNLCEGEPKCIESCPEEALEIVSTDEEAEKRFNDALAKLPERSEKLLKTVENKDWKPLLASAEKRSEKISEKLEALNTKAMAKRAEKEAEE, encoded by the coding sequence ATGTCGGCTAAAAATCCTCCCAGAAAATTCGTTTCAGTTGACCCCAGCAAATGCATCGGCTGCGGCATCTGCGAGTACGCCTGCACCGTTGAGAAAGGCGAAGGCATCTGGAACCCGATTCGCAGCAGAATCCGCGTTGTCCGCATGTCACCAGTTTTCAATTTCGCATTAACATGTCGAGGATGCATTGATGCACGATGCGTTAAAGCATGCCCCGAAAGCGCCATCACCCAATCCGCAGTTAACAACCTCCTCATCATCGACGAAAAGAAATGCAAAGGCTGCGACTGGTGCATTCAAGCTTGCCCACATGGCGGCATCGCGCTCCACGCGGAAACAGGCAAAGCCATCGCATGTAACCTCTGCGAAGGCGAACCTAAATGCATCGAATCCTGCCCCGAGGAAGCCTTGGAAATCGTTTCAACCGACGAGGAAGCCGAGAAACGCTTCAACGACGCCTTAGCAAAGCTGCCTGAGCGAAGCGAGAAACTCCTCAAAACAGTCGAAAACAAGGACTGGAAGCCGCTGCTGGCAAGTGCAGAGAAGCGCTCGGAGAAAATCTCTGAGAAACTCGAAGCCCTCAACACCAAAGCTATGGCTAAAAGAGCCGAGAAAGAAGCTGAGGAATAA
- a CDS encoding HEAT repeat domain-containing protein: MDLLKPNVKKMTENRNVDGLVKALLNKDFLIRIAAVEALGKIKAPQAVKPLIELLSDEDSSVRYAAVRALSEIGDKSAAYAIFEKADYSYDKFLTLALMGDTRALCGLELLLEEIFPDPRVVYSKSPTTRETAAILANIGEPAVDALISFLQKDAPAWYPRNPARFVGLGNPPNSVDMMRFVIEVLGYLKNQKAVKPLLELDWTHDAHLFDTAAWSLGEIGCRDEHVIQRLQAKLKEEAARPWKDNRIISILSEALLKLEKKHSKLTRIILTALRSRLKFPPTSLYQKYGEISITGLFC, translated from the coding sequence ATGGATTTGTTGAAACCTAATGTTAAAAAGATGACTGAAAATAGAAATGTTGACGGTTTGGTTAAGGCTCTGCTGAATAAAGATTTTCTTATACGAATAGCAGCCGTAGAAGCTCTCGGCAAAATAAAAGCCCCCCAAGCAGTGAAACCATTAATTGAATTATTAAGCGACGAAGATAGTTCTGTAAGATACGCAGCCGTCAGAGCTTTAAGTGAGATTGGTGACAAGAGTGCTGCATACGCCATTTTCGAAAAGGCTGACTATAGCTATGACAAATTTCTCACTCTTGCCTTGATGGGAGATACAAGGGCATTATGCGGATTGGAGTTGCTGCTCGAAGAGATTTTCCCAGACCCACGTGTCGTTTACAGTAAGAGCCCGACTACAAGAGAAACTGCAGCAATATTGGCCAATATAGGTGAGCCCGCAGTTGATGCGCTCATTTCTTTTTTACAAAAAGATGCCCCAGCCTGGTATCCTCGTAACCCCGCCAGGTTTGTAGGACTTGGCAATCCACCCAATTCAGTTGATATGATGCGGTTTGTAATAGAAGTACTGGGATATTTAAAGAACCAAAAAGCTGTTAAGCCATTGCTCGAGTTGGATTGGACGCATGATGCGCATCTATTTGATACTGCAGCTTGGTCACTTGGGGAAATCGGTTGCAGAGATGAGCACGTCATTCAACGATTACAAGCAAAACTAAAAGAGGAAGCTGCTCGCCCCTGGAAAGACAATAGGATAATAAGCATATTATCAGAAGCTTTATTGAAACTAGAAAAAAAACACAGTAAGCTTACACGGATAATTTTAACGGCTCTACGGTCAAGGCTTAAATTTCCTCCAACAAGTTTATATCAAAAATATGGAGAAATATCCATTACAGGTCTATTCTGCTAA
- a CDS encoding ankyrin repeat domain-containing protein — MIANFEIIGKLAAACKAGNNREIEEILDREPNLVNAKDSSGNIVLFHYASLYRQFEIIDILIRRGLKINDTNIVIGGGDDVAMAEFLISRGADINKGNHCGVTALHSAVLCQNSSLFDFILQHGANVNVLDKDGATPLHYAAARGDKILAEKLLLKGANINARLMANKHFWGGIVPEKGATPLTVAKLYGENSTADFLLENAGIE, encoded by the coding sequence ATGATTGCGAATTTTGAAATTATAGGCAAATTAGCCGCAGCTTGCAAGGCAGGAAACAATAGAGAAATTGAAGAGATTCTTGACCGTGAACCTAATCTTGTAAATGCAAAGGACAGTTCTGGAAATATCGTACTTTTTCACTATGCTAGCCTTTATCGACAATTTGAAATTATTGACATTCTTATTCGAAGGGGGCTCAAAATCAACGATACAAACATTGTCATAGGTGGTGGTGATGATGTAGCAATGGCTGAATTTTTGATCTCCCGAGGTGCTGACATAAATAAAGGAAACCATTGTGGGGTTACTGCACTTCATAGTGCAGTACTTTGTCAAAACTCCTCGCTATTTGATTTCATCTTACAGCATGGAGCTAACGTCAATGTGCTGGATAAGGATGGTGCAACACCTTTGCATTACGCAGCAGCTAGAGGAGACAAGATTTTGGCTGAAAAGCTACTTTTAAAAGGCGCAAACATTAATGCGCGTCTAATGGCAAACAAGCATTTCTGGGGTGGAATAGTTCCAGAAAAAGGAGCTACGCCTTTAACTGTTGCTAAATTATATGGTGAAAATTCCACAGCTGATTTTCTACTTGAAAATGCTGGTATTGAATAA
- a CDS encoding tautomerase family protein, translating to MQVNVWAGMSPENKQKVVEGITRVFTDMGIPSQATTVMILEVPKENWASGGKLHSQAPPDLSR from the coding sequence GTGCAGGTAAACGTTTGGGCCGGCATGAGCCCTGAGAATAAGCAGAAAGTCGTCGAGGGAATAACCCGGGTTTTCACGGATATGGGTATCCCCAGTCAAGCCACCACCGTGATGATTCTGGAGGTCCCCAAGGAGAACTGGGCAAGCGGCGGCAAACTCCACAGCCAAGCGCCCCCCGACCTCAGCCGATAG
- a CDS encoding glycosyltransferase family 39 protein — protein MENQSAPNPPNESRVDLTVPLMIVTFLACAWLVYVFINQNWLDALDQVSAWMLKPQVTYTPVAIVGVPWALLATLEVLALGLLWGQLLLGNEKDFVLKLVASVGLGFGLTGLVTIILGIAGNLYAAPLNLAILLAGAVSAAALLYRRRRQKLPLIPHFALRLQFKLPPNPKFWLPAALAVAAIFFLVFYHALLTAVVHWDATVYHAAVATMTYRDHALPVLAGPSIGIQMSANFPPLFPALGAFYYTQIGAVEDFYLRAIPPVMGLLAVAATYKIGEVLHGRKLGLLAALFLALTPLFFRYSIYATSYSTLTFFCTMAVLFVLLGIFRGNMKYWVASGVFLGFAALTSYIALYMAPFFLFALVYQFLKHRSLFKLNMKKTAVFLFAVLLVGGVWYARNAVVVGNPIYPNAYTVLGGVNIDPLIMNTTVNGIKNSAANSVFGEVNATAFDQVMTFLTYRTSFPAISLFTLLAVALLPTMNKKFWLLAIWPLSLSALVLSGISWGFPHHLVFAMPGFALLTALPIIKTLDMCKQWDSQAAEKRFRVVKHRLLSLRKSNIIRLGLVAVLLSAFIFPSLTLVMGGKVYEEDHNNEVPADYLWLLKHPNADTWTVLNRLFPQVQAWEYINANVSAGQKVATIENQLYYVKNCSNDYFFYLDSWEARDLYHITDPELMLQFLRKNNVTIVVDVEWARDHFSILPMTKYLGSSLYFPTIFSNNSNLAIYNVGPFDSPITNNSKTTISINQHGWSVPRAISGIQTQSVLANNDSARLFVATRDLTTVKITYLDVGKDALYVNIFNPDSLLWSELVSIQKTNTGNWKTYEFLVPLSRIGLVELGLYAFNQDFVVSKIEASPYATVKERTAVAYTNSTLNMSLTNLTIPNSLFIYLPEIAQNNTLQLVTNTYGKSMVIEVFEGLIQPSETTGWWINHGLAIRSPNSTAFEVINPTLNWNVTKPDYYTVILVFREPWDNNAKVDISINMVVGPNQKFVTYKGLGEYGQP, from the coding sequence GTGGAAAACCAATCCGCCCCAAACCCGCCAAACGAATCCAGGGTGGACTTAACGGTTCCCCTGATGATCGTGACCTTCTTAGCGTGCGCCTGGCTCGTCTACGTCTTCATCAACCAGAACTGGCTGGATGCGCTGGATCAGGTTTCCGCGTGGATGCTAAAGCCACAAGTCACCTATACGCCGGTAGCCATCGTGGGGGTGCCGTGGGCTCTGCTGGCAACCCTGGAGGTTTTGGCGCTTGGGCTACTCTGGGGGCAGCTGCTGCTAGGCAACGAAAAAGATTTTGTCCTCAAACTGGTCGCCTCCGTCGGCTTGGGTTTTGGCCTCACCGGCTTAGTAACCATCATATTGGGCATCGCCGGCAACCTCTATGCGGCGCCCCTTAACCTTGCAATTCTGCTTGCCGGCGCAGTCTCAGCGGCTGCCCTGCTCTACCGAAGACGCCGCCAGAAGCTACCCCTCATACCCCATTTCGCTCTGCGCCTCCAATTCAAGCTGCCGCCAAACCCCAAATTCTGGCTCCCCGCCGCCCTCGCAGTCGCCGCCATATTCTTTCTGGTCTTCTACCACGCGCTCCTCACAGCCGTCGTGCATTGGGACGCCACCGTCTACCACGCCGCCGTAGCAACCATGACGTACCGCGACCACGCCCTCCCCGTCCTAGCGGGCCCCTCCATCGGCATCCAGATGAGCGCAAACTTTCCACCCCTCTTCCCGGCTCTTGGCGCCTTCTACTACACCCAAATCGGCGCAGTCGAAGACTTCTATCTCCGCGCCATACCACCGGTGATGGGGCTGCTTGCGGTTGCCGCAACCTACAAAATCGGGGAGGTCCTCCACGGCAGAAAACTCGGGCTTCTAGCCGCGCTTTTCCTGGCGCTTACCCCCCTGTTTTTCCGCTACTCCATCTACGCGACAAGCTACTCGACGCTCACGTTTTTCTGCACTATGGCGGTTTTGTTTGTGCTGCTGGGCATATTTAGGGGCAACATGAAATACTGGGTGGCAAGCGGTGTGTTTCTGGGGTTTGCCGCCTTAACCTCTTATATCGCGTTGTATATGGCGCCGTTTTTCCTATTTGCGCTGGTCTACCAGTTCCTCAAACATAGAAGCCTCTTCAAACTAAACATGAAAAAAACAGCGGTTTTTCTTTTTGCGGTGCTGCTGGTCGGCGGCGTCTGGTACGCCCGCAACGCAGTGGTCGTAGGCAACCCAATTTACCCTAACGCCTACACGGTGCTGGGCGGAGTCAACATAGACCCCCTGATAATGAACACCACCGTTAACGGCATCAAGAACTCAGCCGCCAACAGCGTCTTCGGAGAAGTTAACGCCACAGCATTCGACCAAGTGATGACGTTTTTGACGTACCGCACCAGTTTCCCAGCTATTTCACTCTTCACCCTACTGGCGGTCGCGCTGCTTCCAACCATGAATAAAAAGTTCTGGCTTTTGGCTATCTGGCCCCTATCTCTGAGCGCGCTGGTGTTAAGCGGCATCTCATGGGGGTTTCCCCACCACTTGGTTTTCGCTATGCCCGGCTTCGCGTTGCTGACTGCGCTGCCAATAATAAAAACGCTGGACATGTGTAAACAATGGGATAGCCAGGCAGCGGAAAAGCGGTTCAGAGTGGTTAAGCATCGCCTGCTTAGCCTACGCAAAAGCAACATAATCAGGTTAGGCCTCGTCGCTGTTCTTCTGAGTGCATTCATCTTTCCAAGTTTAACGTTGGTTATGGGCGGGAAGGTGTATGAAGAAGACCACAATAATGAGGTGCCTGCGGATTACTTGTGGCTTTTAAAGCATCCAAACGCTGACACCTGGACGGTGCTTAACAGGCTCTTTCCGCAGGTGCAAGCTTGGGAATACATCAACGCCAACGTATCAGCGGGACAAAAAGTCGCAACCATAGAAAACCAACTGTACTACGTTAAAAACTGTAGCAACGACTACTTCTTCTACCTTGACAGTTGGGAAGCACGCGACCTCTACCATATCACTGATCCAGAACTTATGCTGCAGTTTCTACGAAAAAATAACGTGACTATAGTTGTGGATGTGGAATGGGCAAGAGATCACTTCAGCATCCTGCCAATGACAAAATATCTGGGTTCTTCCCTTTACTTCCCAACTATTTTTAGCAACAACTCAAACCTCGCTATCTACAACGTAGGCCCCTTCGATTCGCCCATAACCAACAATTCAAAAACCACCATCTCCATTAACCAACACGGATGGAGCGTGCCCCGAGCAATTAGCGGCATACAAACCCAATCAGTCCTAGCAAACAATGACTCCGCCCGACTTTTTGTTGCCACACGGGACTTAACCACCGTAAAAATCACTTACTTAGATGTGGGCAAGGACGCATTATACGTAAATATCTTTAATCCCGACTCGCTGCTCTGGAGTGAGCTTGTATCCATACAGAAAACAAACACGGGCAACTGGAAAACCTACGAGTTCCTTGTGCCCCTTTCAAGAATAGGCCTCGTTGAGTTAGGTCTATATGCATTCAACCAGGATTTTGTTGTCAGCAAAATCGAGGCTTCACCATACGCAACCGTAAAAGAAAGAACCGCAGTAGCCTACACGAACTCTACGCTGAATATGTCGCTGACGAACCTGACGATTCCAAATTCACTATTCATTTATCTTCCTGAAATAGCCCAAAACAACACGCTACAACTTGTAACTAACACATACGGTAAAAGCATGGTTATTGAAGTGTTTGAGGGGTTAATTCAGCCTTCGGAGACTACGGGCTGGTGGATAAACCATGGCCTAGCTATCCGCTCACCTAACTCCACCGCTTTTGAAGTAATCAACCCGACCTTAAATTGGAACGTAACCAAGCCGGATTATTACACGGTGATACTGGTGTTTAGGGAGCCTTGGGATAACAACGCAAAAGTTGACATCTCAATAAACATGGTTGTTGGACCCAACCAAAAATTTGTTACATACAAAGGATTGGGAGAGTATGGTCAACCTTAA